In a genomic window of Dyadobacter fermentans DSM 18053:
- a CDS encoding RagB/SusD family nutrient uptake outer membrane protein yields MMKICIKLSLLVMLGLVAACKQSFVDVENPTAIATSAYPTKVSDLEQLLAGAYATQHAAGTFGRAMGPYSTYLWDHTCDLSWQGSPNWIQMAQNNALPSDNFLLQIWPDLWRGVQRCNTLLAGVEKVNQNATEADKAAISLIKGQALFLRAWYYFYLTTFWGESFIVDGKGGDMMGVPIQETVANDLSKTQVSRSTVRQCWDFIINDLKQAETLLKGQKWTAVTDRHKVDEWGVKGFLGKTYVFTEDWNNAKTTLGNVITESGKSLVPFDVYKTMFNGQNEFNSESLFELNLNVDMSFAGATDLSMGSMMGTLISPSYVGANGTPIASAWSNVFPHAKNITRFGFDEGHYFKPGTTSPNISNVDQSYITKSIAARNNKTVDPRLWVACLQPYVDSMVVSGTKRPISHYLDINELDMEAWSFRKYINLNGTELEINRANGSNILWLRLADIYLLYAETLARTGDNAGALEYINRVKRRAYSLPVDKPSAMDYKSLTDATKASDDVLKNDPLKYERWAEFFGEFNWWFDVCRWKIGDKEAAYYQKVRGGPIQWNATDYAQPIPVTEMTSNVNMRQNPGY; encoded by the coding sequence ATGATGAAAATATGCATTAAACTGTCGTTACTGGTCATGTTGGGGCTTGTGGCGGCTTGTAAACAAAGTTTTGTGGATGTCGAAAACCCGACGGCCATTGCTACTTCGGCCTATCCCACCAAAGTTTCGGACCTAGAACAGCTCCTCGCGGGTGCCTATGCGACGCAACACGCGGCGGGCACATTCGGGCGTGCGATGGGGCCTTACAGCACCTATCTGTGGGACCACACCTGCGATCTCAGCTGGCAGGGCTCACCAAACTGGATCCAGATGGCGCAAAACAATGCGCTGCCGAGCGATAACTTCCTGCTGCAAATCTGGCCTGATCTCTGGCGCGGCGTGCAGCGGTGCAACACGCTGCTGGCGGGCGTCGAAAAGGTGAACCAGAATGCTACCGAGGCCGATAAGGCGGCTATCAGCCTGATCAAAGGGCAGGCATTGTTCCTGCGGGCGTGGTACTACTTTTACCTGACCACTTTCTGGGGCGAGAGCTTCATCGTGGACGGCAAAGGCGGCGATATGATGGGCGTGCCGATCCAGGAAACGGTGGCAAACGATTTGTCCAAAACTCAGGTATCGCGCTCCACCGTGCGGCAATGCTGGGATTTTATCATCAATGACCTCAAACAAGCCGAAACTTTGCTGAAAGGCCAGAAATGGACCGCTGTTACCGATCGCCACAAGGTCGATGAGTGGGGTGTGAAAGGGTTTTTGGGCAAAACTTACGTGTTTACGGAGGATTGGAATAATGCCAAAACCACACTCGGCAATGTGATCACCGAGAGCGGTAAGTCGCTGGTACCGTTTGATGTGTACAAAACGATGTTTAACGGGCAAAACGAGTTCAATTCCGAATCGCTTTTCGAGCTGAACCTGAATGTGGACATGAGCTTCGCGGGCGCCACAGACCTTTCTATGGGCTCGATGATGGGAACGCTGATATCGCCGTCGTATGTCGGCGCTAACGGCACGCCCATTGCTTCGGCCTGGTCAAACGTGTTTCCGCACGCGAAAAATATCACCCGTTTCGGCTTCGACGAAGGCCATTATTTCAAGCCCGGCACGACGTCGCCGAACATCTCGAACGTGGATCAGTCCTATATCACCAAATCCATCGCCGCGCGAAACAATAAAACCGTCGATCCGCGGCTTTGGGTAGCCTGCCTGCAACCTTACGTCGATTCGATGGTGGTGAGCGGCACGAAGCGGCCCATTTCGCATTATCTGGATATCAACGAGCTGGATATGGAGGCATGGAGTTTCCGGAAATACATCAATTTGAACGGAACAGAGCTGGAAATCAATCGGGCAAACGGCAGCAATATCCTCTGGCTGCGGTTGGCCGACATTTACCTGCTCTACGCCGAAACGCTTGCCCGCACGGGCGACAATGCCGGTGCGCTGGAATACATCAACAGGGTGAAGCGCCGCGCGTACAGCCTGCCGGTAGATAAGCCGTCGGCAATGGATTACAAGAGCCTCACGGACGCTACCAAGGCCTCCGACGATGTCCTGAAAAACGATCCGCTGAAATACGAACGCTGGGCCGAGTTTTTCGGGGAGTTCAACTGGTGGTTCGATGTGTGCCGTTGGAAAATCGGTGACAAGGAAGCCGCTTACTACCAGAAAGTCCGCGGCGGCCCCATCCAATGGAACGCAACCGACTACGCCCAGCCGATTCCGGTGACGGAAATGACTTCAAATGTGAACATGCGCCAGAATCCGGGATATTAA
- a CDS encoding FecR family protein, with protein MAGDFADYDIEDFAFEETFQHWVLKTDPAHEAFWDDYLAAHPEKTDKILAARSLVQDLHADDPATRDDLLAREIWERVDHRTRPVRFAIWRRVKAWHVAASLLLLAAALGLWLRNAEHAQEIATLQPDKSLTGEMREAINTSDSARQVLLPDGSRITLGKDSKLVYPARFSARERVVQLSGEAFFDVQRDTGRPFLIYANETVTKVLGTSFRIKAYVSAPKVIVSVVTGKVSVFGKKDYEENSGNSRLTGLILTANQQAEFLREELHFNKTLVEKPVIVESAPRSSFEFDNTPLQEVFQVLQEAYGVEIIFDAELVKGRSLQVSLEDESLYEKLDVICKTMGMSYQIVDARILIGKQDSGKNTSP; from the coding sequence ATGGCAGGAGATTTTGCCGATTACGATATTGAAGATTTTGCATTCGAAGAAACCTTCCAGCATTGGGTTTTGAAAACCGACCCTGCGCATGAGGCTTTCTGGGACGATTACCTGGCCGCACATCCCGAAAAAACCGATAAGATCCTGGCCGCGCGGTCGCTCGTGCAGGATTTGCATGCAGATGACCCCGCCACGCGCGACGACCTGCTGGCCCGTGAAATCTGGGAGCGGGTCGATCACCGGACGCGCCCCGTACGGTTCGCGATCTGGCGGCGGGTGAAAGCCTGGCACGTGGCGGCATCGCTGCTGCTACTGGCGGCCGCGCTCGGGCTCTGGCTTCGGAATGCGGAACATGCGCAGGAGATAGCGACCTTACAGCCCGACAAATCGCTGACCGGCGAAATGCGCGAGGCAATCAACACGAGCGACAGCGCCAGGCAGGTGCTCCTGCCCGACGGCTCACGCATTACCCTCGGCAAGGACAGCAAGCTGGTGTACCCGGCCAGGTTCTCCGCCCGCGAAAGGGTAGTGCAGTTGAGCGGCGAAGCGTTTTTCGACGTCCAGCGCGATACCGGCCGGCCTTTCCTGATCTATGCCAATGAGACCGTGACCAAGGTACTCGGGACGAGCTTTCGTATAAAGGCGTACGTTAGTGCCCCGAAAGTGATCGTATCGGTGGTGACGGGCAAGGTTTCTGTGTTCGGGAAGAAGGATTATGAAGAAAATTCGGGGAATTCGCGGCTTACTGGGCTGATATTGACGGCAAACCAGCAAGCCGAGTTCCTGCGGGAAGAATTGCATTTCAACAAGACCCTCGTGGAAAAGCCGGTGATCGTGGAATCGGCCCCGCGCAGTTCGTTTGAATTCGATAATACACCCTTGCAGGAGGTGTTTCAGGTGTTGCAGGAGGCTTATGGCGTGGAGATTATCTTCGATGCCGAGCTGGTGAAGGGGCGGTCGCTGCAAGTGAGCCTGGAAGACGAAAGCCTTTATGAGAAGCTCGACGTGATCTGCAAAACCATGGGAATGTCGTATCAGATCGTCGATGCGCGCATTCTCATCGGCAAGCAGGATTCCGGAAAAAATACATCACCCTAA
- a CDS encoding TonB-dependent receptor, which yields MKKHRLPVEIMIAMVKISCFHLFLVMLTFSVSVAGDGFAQEMLTRPVTVTLVNQDVRAALTRIEKSAKVKFSYEPALLQKSGNVSLVVHNEPLAAVLDKLLKPLGISYNSSGKYIILTREPGQGLRKQEGMEETEAFEKWVTGKVSDESGAALPGVSILVKGTQTGTTTQADGTFRIDVGDSPASLIFSFVGYMPQEIEVGSRSVMNVTLKVDTKALEEVVVVGYGTQKRSDLTGSVSTVKANEIKNLPVRSVNEALQGRAAGVQVTRNDGSPGANSDIIIRGAGSIGGMAPLYIVDGIRMSAGNNFNLQDVESIEILKDASAAAIYGAQAAGGVVLVTTKRGTSMDKMSINLNANYGVRKPVNLYKLLNTNDYYKAKTAFGVATGGWGDPASLPDTDWIDALYSNGVEQSYSLDLSGASAKSNYYISANYQKEGGTIIDNWFKRYGLRTNSDYKLNSKLKVGETMYAWMTEINPTVSATYPFRSAPVVGIYDPSNSYGGWAKTGSFFGGPNLVGQERQNHMSNQTYAVEGNVYADWQIIPALSFRATFGASVYNAKNLKFTEAFDYGIIANRNAFLGRDINNQRNLTANFVLTYAQTFKQHEIKALAGYEAYKSDLSTLHGEAQGFPYVTYNLGLTTNPASYVTNGAELPETRLLSQFGRINYTYSGKYLLTATVRRDGSDRFGPANKWGVFPSASVGWKLSEEAFLRDNLPAVSNLKLRASYGKLGSTSNIPQYTYQSSYGGSGGTNAMGLADGSRSKGYALTAQLVNENIRWESVLQTDVGVDVGLLRNALNITLDWYSRQTQGMIYRVPVAPTAGFGGTSVFTNIGQMSNKGLELAADYRGQKGDFTYSLAINAAYNKNLVKQLDGNNNNPISDGVAGNDLDGNAGRTQVGNPMSQFYGYQVDGIFQSDAEVQSLNERVQQAAGSTAVYYQNPGTAAGDLRFRDVNGDGRITTLDKTFIGNPWPKLTYGLTLNLGWKGIELTALLQGMQGVDVYNGNKYYTEYFYGDHTSTRDILNSSFFNGNGLTDQPRVGATSASGAFTRDPNSNYGRISSYFVEDGSFLKLRNLQIGYMFSSSQLKALHMQGLRIYAQGQNLFTLTKYSGLDPEVLGRNGTTARGIDTIFSYPRSMLLSMGLSLSF from the coding sequence ATGAAAAAACATCGACTGCCTGTCGAGATCATGATAGCTATGGTTAAAATCTCCTGTTTTCATCTTTTTCTGGTCATGCTGACGTTCAGTGTCAGTGTGGCCGGCGATGGCTTTGCACAGGAAATGCTTACGCGCCCGGTGACGGTGACGCTCGTTAACCAGGACGTCAGGGCGGCCCTGACGCGGATCGAGAAATCGGCCAAAGTAAAGTTCAGCTACGAGCCCGCTCTCCTGCAAAAAAGCGGGAATGTGAGCCTGGTTGTGCACAACGAACCCCTTGCAGCAGTGCTGGACAAGCTGCTCAAACCGCTGGGAATCAGTTATAATTCATCGGGAAAATACATTATCCTCACCCGCGAACCCGGCCAGGGCCTGCGAAAGCAGGAAGGGATGGAGGAAACGGAAGCATTCGAAAAATGGGTGACCGGAAAAGTGAGTGACGAATCCGGCGCGGCATTGCCCGGTGTGAGCATTCTCGTGAAAGGCACCCAAACCGGGACCACCACGCAGGCCGACGGTACGTTCCGCATCGACGTGGGCGACAGTCCTGCATCCCTGATCTTTTCGTTTGTAGGCTATATGCCGCAGGAAATCGAGGTGGGCAGCCGCTCGGTGATGAACGTGACATTGAAAGTGGATACTAAGGCCCTGGAAGAGGTGGTGGTGGTGGGCTATGGCACGCAAAAGCGCTCCGACCTCACAGGCTCGGTGTCGACCGTGAAAGCGAACGAGATTAAAAACCTCCCCGTAAGAAGTGTGAACGAGGCCTTGCAGGGACGTGCCGCAGGCGTGCAGGTCACGCGCAACGACGGTTCGCCGGGGGCTAATTCGGACATTATCATCCGCGGGGCGGGGTCCATCGGCGGAATGGCGCCGCTTTACATTGTGGACGGCATCCGGATGTCGGCAGGCAATAACTTCAATTTGCAGGATGTGGAATCCATCGAAATCCTGAAAGACGCCAGCGCAGCAGCCATTTACGGCGCACAGGCGGCAGGCGGCGTGGTGCTGGTTACGACCAAGCGCGGCACGTCGATGGACAAGATGAGCATTAACCTCAATGCGAACTACGGAGTGAGAAAGCCCGTGAATTTGTACAAATTATTGAATACCAATGATTATTACAAAGCCAAGACCGCTTTTGGCGTGGCTACCGGCGGCTGGGGAGACCCCGCATCGCTGCCGGATACCGACTGGATCGACGCACTTTATTCCAACGGCGTGGAGCAAAGCTATTCGCTCGACTTGTCGGGCGCTTCGGCCAAGAGCAATTACTACATTTCCGCCAATTACCAGAAGGAAGGCGGCACGATCATTGATAACTGGTTCAAACGCTACGGTTTAAGGACGAATTCGGATTACAAGCTCAATTCGAAACTGAAAGTAGGGGAGACGATGTACGCCTGGATGACGGAGATCAATCCGACCGTGAGCGCCACATACCCGTTCCGTTCGGCGCCGGTGGTGGGCATTTACGACCCTTCCAACAGCTACGGCGGCTGGGCCAAAACGGGCAGCTTTTTCGGCGGACCTAACCTCGTGGGGCAGGAGCGGCAAAACCACATGTCGAACCAAACGTACGCCGTCGAGGGCAATGTGTATGCCGACTGGCAGATCATTCCGGCGCTCAGCTTTCGTGCCACATTCGGGGCATCGGTGTACAACGCGAAGAACCTGAAATTCACGGAGGCATTCGATTACGGCATTATTGCCAACCGCAATGCGTTTCTGGGCCGGGATATCAACAACCAGCGCAACCTCACCGCCAACTTCGTGCTTACCTACGCCCAAACATTCAAGCAGCACGAAATCAAGGCGCTTGCGGGATATGAAGCTTACAAATCCGACCTTAGTACATTGCACGGCGAGGCGCAGGGATTTCCGTATGTGACTTATAATCTGGGGTTAACGACCAATCCCGCCAGCTATGTGACCAACGGCGCCGAGCTGCCGGAAACGCGTCTGCTGTCGCAGTTCGGGCGGATCAATTATACCTATTCGGGTAAATACCTGCTCACGGCGACGGTCCGCCGCGATGGCTCCGACCGCTTTGGCCCGGCCAACAAATGGGGCGTGTTTCCATCGGCATCGGTGGGCTGGAAGCTCAGCGAGGAGGCATTTTTGCGGGATAACCTGCCTGCGGTGTCGAACCTGAAACTGCGGGCGAGTTATGGCAAACTGGGCAGCACGAGCAACATTCCGCAATATACCTACCAGTCGTCGTACGGCGGCAGCGGCGGTACCAATGCCATGGGCCTGGCCGACGGTTCCCGTTCGAAAGGGTACGCGCTCACGGCCCAGCTCGTGAACGAAAACATCCGTTGGGAATCCGTATTGCAGACCGACGTCGGCGTGGATGTGGGGCTGCTCCGCAATGCATTGAACATCACGCTCGATTGGTACAGCCGCCAGACCCAGGGGATGATCTACCGGGTGCCCGTAGCGCCCACGGCCGGCTTCGGGGGCACATCGGTTTTTACCAATATCGGCCAGATGAGCAACAAAGGCCTCGAACTCGCCGCCGATTACCGGGGGCAAAAGGGAGATTTTACCTACTCGCTGGCCATCAATGCAGCCTACAACAAGAATCTCGTGAAACAGCTGGACGGGAATAACAACAATCCGATCAGCGACGGGGTGGCGGGCAACGACCTCGACGGCAATGCCGGACGGACGCAGGTGGGCAACCCGATGAGCCAGTTTTACGGCTACCAGGTCGACGGCATTTTCCAAAGCGACGCCGAAGTCCAATCCCTGAACGAAAGGGTTCAGCAGGCAGCGGGATCAACCGCGGTTTACTATCAGAACCCGGGCACGGCGGCGGGCGACCTGCGTTTCAGGGATGTGAATGGCGACGGGCGCATTACCACGCTCGACAAAACGTTCATCGGCAACCCCTGGCCGAAACTCACCTATGGCCTCACGCTCAACCTGGGCTGGAAAGGCATCGAACTCACCGCGTTGCTGCAAGGCATGCAGGGAGTGGATGTGTACAACGGCAACAAGTACTACACCGAGTATTTCTACGGCGATCACACCTCGACCCGCGACATCCTGAACTCTTCGTTCTTCAACGGCAACGGCCTTACCGACCAGCCGCGGGTAGGGGCCACGTCGGCGTCGGGCGCATTCACGCGCGACCCGAACTCGAATTACGGGCGCATTTCGAGCTATTTCGTGGAGGACGGCTCGTTCCTGAAACTCCGGAACCTGCAAATCGGCTACATGTTTTCCAGCAGTCAGCTGAAAGCATTGCATATGCAGGGGCTGCGCATTTACGCGCAGGGGCAGAATCTGTTTACACTCACGAAGTACTCGGGCCTCGATCCCGAAGTGCTCGGGCGTAACGGGACCACGGCGCGGGGCATCGACACGATTTTCTCCTACCCGCGTTCGATGCTGCTTTCGATGGGTCTCAGTCTCAGTTTCTAA
- a CDS encoding SusC/RagA family TonB-linked outer membrane protein: MIETLTLKPLKHLPGRAAILLLLAAAPAATFATAPNITATRQKQDRTVSGVVKDQKGEPIPGINILIKNSVTGTSTDSQGKYSIKADAEAILVFSGIGFVTREVAVNNQSSIDISLQEDTRQLNELVVVGYGTQKKSDLTGSVSSISEAQFKKTPVASLDNGLRGRAAGVQVTSTSNQPGGATSIRIRGSNSVNTGSEPLYVIDGFPVFNDNAATAGGATVGPKLNALSLINPNDIVSIEVLKDASAAAIYGARGANGVVLVTTKKGQEGRMKIDINAYYGVQQVSKKLPLLNATEYAQLVNDANGKEIYTQEQIASFGKGTDWQDEIFRSAPVQNYQVTASGGDAKTKYSLSLNYFDQAGIIINSDFKRYSGRFNFEKQATSRLSLGANLSIANTNANQALSSTGGGEGTQGVIVSALDFNPILKPRNADGTYVLENDRGIPIGNPVATALELTNKSATTRFLGNVFAAYKIIDGLEFRTSIGADITSTGEKYYAPRTILAGSAAQGIGRVSTSNGTSWLNENTLTFNKTFGKHAVTALAGFSAQKYTRNLLTSSASGFVNDLLGADNLESGAIIRTPVTNTNDWSLISYIGRINYGFNDKYLLTLTGRADGSSKFGNNNKYGFFPSGSVAWKLSEEEFIKDINAITELKLRLSYGRIGNQEINSYQSLAGLTGASYIIGDKVVKGFAPNNIPNPNLKWETTTQTDLGVDLGLFRNRLNLTFDAYYKKTTDMLLNINVPWSTGFASALQNIGSIENKGIELGIQAVVLDKDLKWNINFNVAANKNKVLDLGPVSQILTGEINGYLKISDPVVIVPGQPLNSFYGYVSDGIFQTGDDIAGGAQKTAVPGDRKYKDLNGDGVLDAKDRTFIGNAQPKFFGGFTNDFSYKGFDLSASFNYVVGNKILNSTRADLDLPTGQKNSSARVKDRWTPTNPSNTIPRATLNRAFLFSDAQIEDGSFLRLGSLSLGYNFPSSWVSKAGISNAKLYVSAQNLFVITKYTGFDPETNQSGQNNILRGIDSDSYPNSRSFLVGVNLSF, encoded by the coding sequence ATGATTGAAACTTTGACCCTGAAACCATTGAAACACTTACCCGGCCGGGCGGCGATTCTGCTGCTGCTCGCCGCCGCTCCGGCCGCTACCTTTGCGACCGCGCCGAATATCACCGCAACCCGCCAGAAACAGGACAGGACCGTGTCGGGCGTCGTGAAAGACCAGAAAGGCGAGCCGATACCCGGCATTAATATTCTCATCAAAAACTCCGTGACCGGCACGAGCACCGATTCGCAAGGCAAGTACAGCATTAAGGCCGACGCCGAGGCTATCCTGGTATTTTCCGGCATTGGCTTTGTAACCCGCGAAGTGGCCGTGAACAACCAGAGCTCCATCGACATCAGCTTGCAGGAGGACACCCGCCAGCTGAACGAGCTTGTGGTGGTCGGCTATGGAACGCAGAAGAAAAGCGACCTTACCGGCTCTGTTTCGTCCATTTCCGAAGCGCAGTTCAAGAAAACACCGGTGGCATCGCTCGATAACGGCCTGCGCGGAAGGGCGGCGGGCGTGCAGGTAACGAGCACGTCCAACCAGCCCGGAGGCGCCACGAGCATCCGTATCCGCGGCAGCAACTCGGTGAATACCGGCAGCGAGCCTTTGTACGTGATTGACGGCTTCCCGGTTTTCAATGACAATGCTGCCACTGCCGGCGGTGCTACCGTAGGCCCGAAACTGAATGCATTGTCGCTGATCAACCCGAACGACATCGTGTCCATCGAGGTGTTGAAGGATGCGTCGGCGGCGGCCATTTATGGCGCGCGCGGTGCCAACGGCGTGGTGCTTGTGACCACCAAAAAAGGCCAGGAAGGCCGGATGAAGATCGATATCAATGCCTACTATGGCGTTCAGCAGGTGTCGAAAAAGCTTCCGCTGCTGAATGCGACCGAATATGCCCAGCTCGTAAACGACGCGAACGGAAAGGAAATTTACACGCAGGAGCAGATCGCGTCCTTCGGCAAGGGTACCGACTGGCAGGACGAGATTTTCCGTTCCGCGCCGGTGCAGAACTACCAGGTAACGGCCTCCGGCGGCGATGCCAAAACGAAATATTCCCTGTCGCTCAACTACTTCGATCAGGCCGGAATCATTATCAATTCCGACTTCAAACGCTATTCGGGCCGTTTCAACTTCGAAAAGCAGGCCACATCGAGGCTTTCACTCGGCGCGAACCTGAGCATTGCCAACACCAATGCCAACCAGGCGCTGAGCAGCACGGGCGGCGGCGAAGGCACGCAGGGTGTGATCGTTTCGGCCCTCGATTTTAACCCCATCCTGAAACCGCGCAATGCCGACGGCACCTACGTACTGGAAAACGACCGCGGTATCCCCATCGGTAACCCCGTAGCCACCGCATTGGAGCTGACCAACAAATCGGCCACCACGCGCTTCCTGGGCAATGTTTTTGCCGCTTACAAGATCATCGACGGCCTGGAATTCCGGACGAGCATTGGTGCCGACATTACGTCTACCGGCGAAAAATACTACGCACCCCGCACCATCCTCGCAGGCTCCGCGGCGCAGGGCATCGGTCGCGTTTCCACTTCCAACGGCACGTCGTGGCTGAATGAAAACACGCTGACCTTCAACAAAACCTTCGGTAAGCACGCCGTCACGGCATTGGCCGGTTTTTCCGCCCAGAAATACACCCGAAACCTGCTCACTTCCTCCGCTTCCGGCTTTGTGAACGACCTGCTGGGCGCGGATAACCTCGAATCGGGCGCGATCATCCGCACGCCGGTGACGAACACAAACGATTGGAGCCTCATTTCGTACATCGGGCGGATCAATTACGGGTTTAACGACAAGTATCTGCTCACGCTCACTGGCCGTGCAGATGGTTCGTCAAAGTTCGGTAACAACAACAAATACGGCTTTTTCCCGTCGGGATCGGTGGCATGGAAGCTGTCCGAGGAGGAGTTTATCAAAGACATCAACGCCATTACCGAACTGAAACTGCGCCTGAGCTACGGCCGGATCGGTAACCAGGAGATCAACAGCTACCAGTCGCTGGCGGGCCTTACGGGCGCGAGCTACATCATCGGCGATAAAGTGGTGAAGGGTTTTGCCCCCAACAACATTCCCAACCCCAACCTGAAATGGGAAACCACCACGCAAACCGACCTCGGTGTGGACCTGGGCCTGTTCCGCAACCGACTGAACCTGACGTTTGATGCCTATTATAAAAAGACGACCGATATGCTCCTGAACATCAACGTGCCCTGGTCGACCGGCTTTGCAAGCGCGCTGCAAAACATCGGAAGCATTGAAAACAAAGGGATAGAGCTCGGCATCCAGGCTGTGGTGCTGGACAAGGACCTGAAATGGAATATCAATTTCAACGTTGCGGCTAACAAGAACAAGGTACTCGACCTCGGCCCGGTTTCGCAGATCCTGACGGGCGAGATCAATGGTTATCTCAAAATCAGCGATCCGGTGGTGATCGTGCCGGGCCAGCCGCTCAACTCGTTTTACGGCTATGTGAGCGACGGCATTTTCCAAACCGGCGACGATATTGCCGGCGGCGCGCAGAAAACCGCCGTGCCCGGCGACCGCAAATACAAAGATTTGAATGGCGACGGCGTGCTGGATGCCAAAGACCGGACTTTCATCGGCAATGCACAGCCCAAGTTTTTCGGCGGGTTTACCAACGATTTTAGCTACAAAGGCTTCGACCTGAGCGCTTCCTTCAACTACGTGGTAGGCAACAAAATCCTGAACAGCACCCGCGCCGACCTCGATTTGCCGACTGGCCAAAAAAACAGCTCGGCCCGTGTCAAAGACCGCTGGACGCCCACCAACCCAAGCAATACCATCCCAAGAGCGACCCTGAACCGCGCATTCCTCTTCTCGGACGCGCAGATCGAAGACGGCTCGTTCCTACGCCTCGGCTCGCTTTCGCTCGGTTACAACTTTCCTTCCTCGTGGGTGAGCAAGGCGGGTATCAGCAATGCAAAGCTGTACGTGTCGGCGCAAAACCTGTTTGTGATCACCAAATACACCGGCTTCGACCCGGAGACGAACCAGTCGGGGCAGAACAACATCCTGCGCGGAATCGACTCCGATTCTTATCCCAACTCGCGGTCGTTCCTGGTGGGCGTAAACCTTAGTTTCTAA
- a CDS encoding RNA polymerase sigma factor, translating to MATSIDGFGGNDDAGLWEAFQKGDRGAFARVYQGHVHHLIRYGYKVTSNRNLIQDCTQDLFVELWENREQLPEIRSLRFYLLKSLRYKLVKHLRFEQSESLDDERMETHDDHFENQTVRQETLTRQSKQLETALAQLPKRQQEAIHLRFFHELNNEEVARIMGVNYQSACKFIYTGLKTLREIMHLSSIIPVLFSFFMKS from the coding sequence ATGGCGACATCCATTGACGGGTTCGGGGGAAATGACGACGCGGGCCTCTGGGAAGCATTCCAGAAAGGCGACCGGGGTGCATTTGCGCGTGTTTACCAGGGGCACGTGCACCACCTCATCCGCTATGGCTACAAGGTTACCAGCAACCGAAACCTCATTCAGGACTGCACTCAGGACCTTTTTGTTGAACTTTGGGAAAACCGGGAGCAACTCCCGGAAATCCGCTCGCTGCGGTTTTACCTGCTCAAATCGCTCCGATACAAACTCGTGAAGCACCTCCGCTTCGAGCAGTCCGAAAGCCTCGACGACGAGCGTATGGAAACCCACGACGATCATTTCGAGAACCAGACGGTGCGCCAGGAAACGCTGACGCGGCAGTCGAAGCAGCTCGAAACAGCATTGGCACAGTTGCCGAAGCGGCAGCAGGAAGCCATTCACCTGCGTTTTTTCCACGAGCTCAACAACGAAGAGGTGGCGCGCATCATGGGCGTCAACTACCAGTCGGCCTGCAAATTCATCTACACCGGCCTTAAAACGCTGCGCGAAATCATGCATTTATCGTCCATTATCCCAGTTTTGTTTTCTTTTTTCATGAAATCCTGA